In Leishmania braziliensis MHOM/BR/75/M2904 complete genome, chromosome 31, one genomic interval encodes:
- a CDS encoding succinyl-diaminopimelate desuccinylase-like protein: MSADWAQVRKTVESEWEETIVPAISAYIEVPNQSPQFDPEWATNGLQEKAFDILIDWVKAQNVPGLTYDYITAEGRTPFLLIEIAGTEPTKNTVLMYGHMDKQPPLRPWAEGLDPHKAVVRDGKLYGRGGADDGYALFGAVTAIASLQRHGIPHGRVVITIEAGEESGSPDLAYYMEHCRERIGNVDLMVCLDSGSMNYTQVWLTTSLRGVAIGELTMQTLTESMHSGVAGGVVPDTFRITRELLDRIENCKTGEVTIPEAHGAIPPYAAKAAEGMTAVPFKEQFAMAAGVSTVPGDNVELAIQNFWKPSLTVTGANLPDPQIAGNVIRTHTTVKLSMRLPPLVKAEAALQAMKRILEADPPYGAKVTFKAVGAGNGCAAPELKPWLDKALREGSAEAFGNTYACQGMGGAIPFISMLIDMYPEAQFVVTGLLGSQSNAHGPNEFLHIPYAKGLTYSIARVVAAHFHNTPK, from the coding sequence ATGTCCGCTGACTGGGCCCAGGTGAGGAAGACGGTAGAGTCAGAGTGGGAGGAGACGATCGTGCCGGCCATCTCGGCCTACATCGAGGTGCCAAACCAGAGTCCGCAGTTCGACCCGGAGTGGGCCACCAACGGCCTGCAGGAGAAGGCCTTTGACATCCTCATCGATTGGGTCAAGGCGCAGAACGTGCCGGGACTCACGTACGACTACATCACCGCGGAGGGCCGCACACCGTTCCTCCTCATTGAGATCGCCGGCACAGAGCCAACCAAGAACACGGTGCTCATGTACGGCCACATGGACAAGCAGCCGCCGCTTCGCCCGTGGGCAGAGGGGCTCGACCCCCAcaaggcggtggtgcgcgaTGGCAAGCTGTACGGTCGCGGGGGCGCCGATGACGGCTACGCGCTCTTtggcgccgtcaccgccatcgcgtcgctgcagcgccacggcATCCCGCACGGCCGCGTCGTGATCACGATTGAGGCCGGCGAGGAGTCGGGCAGCCCAGACCTGGCCTACTACATGGAGCACTGCAGGGAGCGCATTGGCAACGTGGACCTCATGGTGTGCCTGGACAGTGGCAGCATGAACTACACGCAGGTGTGGCTCACGACGTCGTTGCGCGGCGTTGCGATCGGCGAGCTGACGATGCAGACGCTGACGGAGAGCATGCACagtggcgtcgccggcggCGTTGTGCCGGACACGTTCCGCATCACGCGCGAGCTCCTCGACCGCATCGAGAACTGCAAGACCGGCGAGGTGACGATCCCGGAGGCCCACGGCGCGATCCCGCCGTACGCAGCCAAGGCAGCGGAGGGgatgacggcggtgccgttCAAGGAGCAGTTTGCCATGGCGGCGGGCGTGTCGACGGTGCCTGGCGACAACGTCGAACTGGCGATCCAGAACTTTTGGAAGCCGAGCCTCACCGTGACGGGCGCCAACCTCCCGGACCCGCAGATTGCCGGCAACGTCATCCGCACCCACACGACGGTGAAGCTTTCCATGCGCCTGCCGCCCCTGGTGAAGGCCGAggccgcgctgcaggcgatgaAGCGCATCCTGGAGGCAGACCCGCCATACGGCGCCAAGGTGACCTTCAAGGCCGTGGGTGCCGGAaacggctgcgctgcgccggagcTGAAGCCGTGGCTGgacaaggcgctgcgcgagggcAGCGCCGAGGCCTTCGGCAACACGTACGCGTGCCAGGGCATGGGCGGGGCGATCCCGTTCATCAGCATGCTCATCGACATGTATCCGGAGGCGCAGTTCGTTGTAACGGGTCTCCTCGGCTCGCAGAGCAACGCGCACGGGCCGAATGAGTTCCTGCACATCCCGTACGCTAAGGGCTTGACGTACAGCATTGCTCGTGTCGTGGCAGCGCACTTCCACAACACCCCCAAGTGA